The proteins below are encoded in one region of Bacillota bacterium:
- a CDS encoding DUF2812 domain-containing protein, whose amino-acid sequence MKHKAYKFFLDFEKEERWLNQMAAKGYHMIDISFPGRYLFEEGEPGEFIYRIELLKELPTELESKAYIKFMEETGAECVSTYTRWAYFRRKIEDGPFELYTDTEAKLQHYRRIAWMFGIIGLANLLIGTANILISLLISRSNFNMWISPISFGAGLLMAIPFFLTWQRIRRLKKEAQIYQ is encoded by the coding sequence GTGAAGCATAAAGCATATAAGTTTTTTCTGGACTTCGAGAAGGAAGAGCGTTGGCTCAATCAAATGGCAGCCAAGGGTTACCACATGATTGACATATCGTTTCCTGGACGCTATTTATTTGAAGAAGGGGAGCCAGGAGAATTTATTTACCGAATTGAGTTGCTCAAAGAACTGCCAACCGAACTGGAAAGCAAGGCATATATCAAGTTCATGGAGGAAACTGGCGCCGAATGCGTGAGCACATATACACGTTGGGCATATTTTCGCCGCAAAATCGAAGACGGTCCTTTTGAGCTATACACAGACACAGAAGCCAAACTTCAACATTACAGGCGTATAGCCTGGATGTTTGGCATTATCGGTCTAGCCAACCTCCTTATCGGTACTGCGAATATTCTCATCAGCCTCTTAATAAGTCGTAGCAATTTCAATATGTGGATCTCGCCAATCAGTTTTGGAGCAGGCCTACTCATGGCAATTCCCTTCTTTCTCACCTGGCAGCGAATCCGCCGCTTAAAAAAAGAAGCACAAATCTATCAATAG
- a CDS encoding PadR family transcriptional regulator has protein sequence MPESTERGALTEAVFYILLALYNPLHGYGIMQFVREISEGRVDLGAGTLYGALNTLVDKGWIESVNPKAGGRKKEYQITSAGRQAVQDELVRLQELLDNGNKITKGVI, from the coding sequence ATGCCTGAAAGCACAGAGCGGGGCGCTCTGACGGAAGCGGTGTTCTATATCCTGCTGGCTCTCTACAACCCGCTGCATGGTTACGGGATTATGCAATTCGTGCGGGAAATCAGCGAAGGCCGGGTCGACCTGGGCGCGGGCACCCTGTATGGCGCCCTCAACACACTAGTGGATAAGGGCTGGATTGAATCCGTCAATCCCAAGGCCGGCGGACGCAAAAAGGAGTACCAAATAACCAGCGCCGGCCGCCAGGCCGTACAGGATGAGTTGGTACGACTACAGGAGTTGCTGGATAACGGCAATAAGATTACAAAGGGCGTGATTTAA
- a CDS encoding CPBP family intramembrane metalloprotease: MRHNIWLTPGGANLVLLMIVSLVLAGSFFLVPVWGFGFNAVVNQVVMLGVALLLALFNRWPLARIYRLRWSGFAPVVLGFLCGIAVWWANASIYVSIQRFLNHYLGPLPAMGMPSVGLLDGLFLLATILVLAPLLEEILFRGYFLRAYESRYRRGAWLWVALLFGLIHFGNGIADFFTATSMGLVFGYLAWKTDSLWPAVAAHAGLNLTAVVGGLVLQDAIVSRQFPWLLLVVSLVALLIALVMLRHFRNRAVPVLEAVDTGALPLGRGLDKRFWRVCILGLTVLLLLVPVTLEAGIRAGILELEAPGDMLVAEHFNISVGEMGEELVLAEFSIDNQQMTGNLNFQLDFAFASESIDATLMLAGPGGRTALGEPWVGLELSMNGTRTATITESGDWQLLLVGEASALNIEGNMIIKR, encoded by the coding sequence ATGCGACATAACATTTGGTTGACCCCGGGCGGGGCCAATCTTGTTTTACTAATGATAGTAAGCTTAGTTTTGGCCGGCAGCTTCTTTCTTGTACCGGTATGGGGGTTTGGGTTTAATGCTGTCGTCAATCAAGTAGTAATGCTAGGGGTTGCTTTGTTATTGGCTCTGTTCAATCGTTGGCCGCTGGCGCGAATTTACCGTCTGCGCTGGAGTGGATTTGCCCCGGTTGTCCTGGGTTTTTTATGCGGAATTGCTGTATGGTGGGCCAATGCCAGCATTTACGTAAGTATTCAGCGCTTCTTGAATCACTATTTGGGACCGCTTCCAGCGATGGGAATGCCCAGTGTTGGTTTGCTGGATGGGCTGTTCTTGTTGGCGACGATTTTGGTTCTGGCGCCACTGCTGGAAGAGATTCTTTTTCGCGGTTATTTTCTCCGTGCTTATGAGAGTCGTTATCGCCGGGGTGCCTGGTTGTGGGTCGCTCTGCTTTTTGGCCTCATTCACTTTGGCAACGGAATTGCTGACTTTTTTACCGCTACATCAATGGGGCTTGTCTTCGGGTATCTCGCCTGGAAGACAGATTCGCTTTGGCCGGCGGTAGCTGCCCATGCCGGCCTCAATCTGACTGCGGTAGTCGGCGGACTCGTTTTGCAAGATGCCATCGTGAGCAGGCAGTTTCCCTGGTTGCTGCTAGTGGTATCGCTAGTCGCTTTGCTGATTGCGTTGGTAATGCTTCGGCATTTTCGTAATCGGGCTGTTCCTGTTTTGGAGGCAGTGGATACCGGTGCCTTACCCCTGGGCCGGGGCCTGGATAAACGATTTTGGCGGGTCTGCATTTTAGGATTAACTGTGCTTTTGCTGTTGGTGCCGGTTACCCTGGAGGCGGGTATACGTGCCGGCATCCTGGAGCTTGAAGCGCCGGGAGATATGTTGGTGGCGGAGCATTTCAATATCTCGGTCGGAGAGATGGGCGAGGAGCTAGTCCTGGCCGAGTTCAGTATTGACAATCAGCAAATGACAGGTAACTTGAACTTTCAGCTGGATTTTGCCTTTGCCAGTGAGAGTATTGATGCAACGCTGATGCTTGCTGGGCCTGGTGGCCGCACTGCTTTGGGTGAGCCTTGGGTCGGATTAGAGCTTTCGATGAATGGGACCCGCACTGCTACGATTACTGAGAGTGGTGATTGGCAGTTGCTCCTGGTTGGCGAAGCCAGTGCTTTGAATATCGAAGGAAACATGATCATCAAGCGATAG
- a CDS encoding DegV family protein: MAKIALVTDSTADLTSELIEEFDVHVVPLGVNFGDEYFAAHQLTPTEFYRRLASAEALPTTSQPAPEDFMNIYNKLLEKYDEVISIHLSTALSGTLNAARVAKDALDQARIHLVDSRSISLGVAVMVQEAARGIREGLASAAIVEAVGKVRQRTETLFTLNTLEYLQKGGRIGKVSGLVGSLLNIKPIIRVNDEGIYVPAGKARSQDRALDCLAKNFKQLANGRAAVQIAVAHGAAREAAQRLQTAMEEAFSVKASIFTEVGPVIGVHTGPGTVGVAVVFE; the protein is encoded by the coding sequence TTGGCTAAAATTGCTTTAGTAACAGACAGTACTGCAGACCTGACATCAGAATTAATTGAGGAGTTTGATGTTCATGTAGTTCCATTGGGAGTGAATTTTGGCGACGAGTATTTCGCCGCCCACCAATTGACGCCGACAGAGTTTTATCGGCGTCTGGCAAGTGCCGAAGCTTTGCCCACTACTTCCCAGCCGGCGCCGGAAGACTTTATGAACATATACAATAAGCTCCTGGAAAAGTATGATGAAGTGATATCGATTCATTTATCCACCGCCCTCAGTGGCACTCTGAATGCGGCCCGGGTGGCCAAGGATGCGCTGGATCAAGCGCGGATACATCTTGTGGACTCCCGTTCCATCAGTCTCGGGGTTGCCGTTATGGTCCAGGAGGCGGCCCGGGGCATCCGTGAAGGACTGGCGTCTGCGGCAATTGTCGAGGCAGTCGGCAAAGTGCGGCAGCGCACGGAAACCCTGTTTACATTAAACACCCTCGAGTATTTGCAGAAGGGTGGTCGGATCGGCAAGGTTTCGGGGCTGGTTGGCTCCCTGCTTAACATCAAGCCGATTATTCGGGTAAATGACGAGGGCATCTATGTTCCGGCCGGCAAGGCCAGAAGTCAGGACAGGGCCCTGGATTGCCTGGCCAAGAATTTTAAACAATTGGCCAACGGCCGGGCGGCTGTGCAAATTGCCGTTGCCCACGGCGCTGCCCGGGAGGCGGCCCAGCGACTGCAAACTGCCATGGAAGAGGCCTTTTCCGTGAAAGCGAGCATCTTCACCGAGGTTGGACCGGTGATTGGCGTTCACACCGGGCCGGGGACAGTTGGCGTGGCAGTTGTGTTTGAGTAA
- a CDS encoding DUF401 family protein has protein sequence MGVYAVLLSMVIILLMVRKGIDVGLALLAGSAVLVITAPMDLELALQAIWTAVSSAETWELIFVILFIGILGYILEHSGALELMVSKLLPLLGSSRLVLAAIPSLIGLLTVPGGAIISAPMVGQMGDKVEISPEHKTGVNVVFRHIWYFIFPMMSAVIVTAQLAGITPESLVVFNIPTMAVGLLAAWVFMMRTVPKGAAGVNFSVANVGWFALSIMPIFVVLILYLALDVFFPLALVVGILLALVNLPAGEGRLGSRMATSFVSRGRKMILPGISPMMIVVVFGVMVFKEILSASSLVTTLAADMVAAGIPLWLMLTTLPFLVGLATGSHTAAVGVAIPIFLPLLTAESLLPGASLMFASGTLGYMISPLHLCLVLSSKFFTAKLLPTYRYMLPVAATMLAAAVLVSRMRGL, from the coding sequence TTGGGAGTATACGCTGTTCTATTATCGATGGTTATTATTTTGCTAATGGTTCGTAAAGGGATTGATGTTGGTTTGGCGCTGCTGGCAGGCAGTGCAGTCCTGGTAATAACGGCGCCAATGGATTTGGAGCTTGCTCTCCAGGCGATATGGACGGCAGTGTCTAGCGCGGAAACCTGGGAATTGATCTTTGTGATTTTGTTCATTGGCATCCTGGGCTATATTTTGGAGCATAGTGGTGCCCTGGAATTGATGGTCAGCAAGTTATTGCCGCTGCTTGGCAGCTCGCGCCTGGTGCTTGCCGCCATCCCCAGCTTGATTGGCTTGCTGACAGTTCCGGGCGGCGCTATTATCTCGGCACCCATGGTTGGCCAGATGGGTGATAAGGTTGAGATTTCTCCCGAGCATAAAACCGGCGTTAATGTTGTGTTTCGGCACATTTGGTACTTTATCTTCCCGATGATGTCGGCGGTGATTGTTACCGCCCAACTGGCGGGGATTACGCCGGAATCATTGGTGGTCTTTAATATCCCGACGATGGCTGTTGGCTTGCTGGCGGCCTGGGTGTTTATGATGCGCACAGTGCCCAAAGGAGCAGCGGGAGTTAACTTCAGCGTCGCCAATGTGGGCTGGTTCGCCCTCAGCATTATGCCGATTTTCGTTGTCCTGATTCTGTATCTTGCCCTGGACGTCTTTTTCCCTCTGGCTTTAGTGGTGGGGATTTTGCTGGCTCTGGTGAATCTGCCCGCCGGAGAGGGCCGGCTTGGCAGCAGGATGGCCACAAGCTTTGTCAGCCGGGGGCGAAAGATGATTCTGCCCGGCATCAGTCCGATGATGATTGTGGTTGTCTTTGGGGTCATGGTTTTCAAGGAGATTCTGTCCGCCAGCAGTTTGGTCACTACCCTTGCCGCTGACATGGTCGCGGCCGGTATCCCGCTTTGGCTGATGCTGACAACCCTGCCCTTTTTGGTAGGCCTGGCCACCGGCTCCCACACTGCCGCCGTTGGAGTTGCGATTCCAATTTTCCTGCCCCTGTTGACGGCTGAATCTCTGTTGCCGGGGGCCAGCTTAATGTTTGCCAGCGGCACTCTAGGTTATATGATTTCACCTTTGCATCTTTGTCTGGTGCTGTCCAGCAAATTCTTTACCGCCAAGCTGCTGCCCACCTACCGCTATATGTTGCCGGTGGCGGCGACAATGCTGGCGGCGGCGGTGCTGGTTTCCCGGATGCGAGGTCTTTAA
- a CDS encoding L-seryl-tRNA(Sec) selenium transferase: MGKELLRQLPKVGTLLEQPQWQELIDKYRRGLVRSALDQELNLWRRRILDGGGRVPDADELLAAVSSALADLVAPAPRPVLNATGVVIHTNLGRAPLAPEAVNAAREAADYCDLEFDIDSGQRGSRHRHAEELICRITGAEAALVVNNNAAAVMLCLAAVARGGEAIISRGQLVEIGGAFRVPDVMEQSGVTLREVGTTNKTYLDDYRRAVTPETRALIRVHPSNFRVVGFNHEVSLAELVALGQEQQLPVLDDLGSGTLVDLRPWGIEEPTVQESVKAGADLISFSGDKLLGGPQCGIIVGSVEWIGRLKKHPLTRALRCDKLTLAALTATLALYLQEEGWRRVPVLRMITESGEAVAQRAQKLADLLAGLPLSVTVDADISPVGGGALPLHRLETTVLRLRTDGLSADQLAERLRAQRLVGRIADEQVVLDAKTLADGQLTAAATAVAAALGGE, from the coding sequence ATGGGGAAAGAATTATTACGTCAATTGCCCAAGGTGGGAACGCTGTTGGAGCAACCCCAATGGCAGGAACTCATTGACAAATATCGGCGGGGTTTGGTGCGCAGCGCCCTGGATCAGGAACTGAATCTCTGGCGCCGGAGGATTCTGGATGGGGGCGGGCGTGTGCCGGACGCAGACGAGCTTCTGGCCGCTGTCTCATCTGCCCTAGCAGACTTGGTCGCGCCGGCGCCGCGTCCCGTGCTGAACGCAACGGGCGTAGTCATCCACACCAACCTTGGCCGAGCGCCGCTAGCGCCTGAGGCCGTGAATGCGGCCCGGGAGGCAGCTGATTATTGCGACTTGGAGTTTGACATCGATTCTGGCCAGCGGGGTTCTAGGCACCGACATGCGGAGGAGCTGATTTGCCGGATTACCGGCGCTGAGGCGGCTTTGGTTGTCAATAACAATGCGGCAGCAGTGATGCTCTGCCTGGCCGCTGTGGCCCGAGGCGGCGAGGCGATAATTTCCCGGGGACAGTTGGTGGAAATCGGCGGCGCCTTCCGGGTTCCCGATGTGATGGAGCAGAGCGGTGTGACTTTGCGGGAAGTGGGCACCACCAACAAGACCTATCTCGATGACTATCGGCGGGCAGTTACTCCCGAGACACGGGCTCTGATTCGTGTGCATCCCTCTAATTTTCGGGTGGTGGGTTTCAATCACGAGGTGTCGCTGGCGGAACTGGTTGCCTTAGGGCAAGAGCAGCAACTGCCGGTGCTTGACGACTTGGGCAGCGGCACTTTGGTTGACCTTCGCCCCTGGGGCATCGAGGAGCCTACGGTGCAGGAGAGTGTAAAAGCCGGCGCTGATCTCATCAGTTTCAGCGGCGATAAGTTATTGGGTGGCCCCCAGTGTGGGATTATTGTCGGCAGCGTCGAGTGGATTGGTCGCTTGAAGAAGCACCCGCTGACCCGGGCCCTGCGCTGCGACAAGCTGACACTTGCCGCCCTGACCGCGACCCTCGCCTTATATCTCCAGGAGGAGGGATGGCGGCGGGTGCCGGTACTGAGGATGATAACCGAGTCCGGCGAGGCTGTGGCCCAGCGGGCCCAGAAACTGGCGGACCTGCTGGCAGGTTTGCCCCTGTCTGTGACTGTGGACGCGGATATTTCGCCCGTGGGCGGTGGCGCCCTGCCTTTGCACCGCCTGGAGACCACAGTGCTCCGACTGCGGACTGACGGGCTTTCGGCGGATCAACTGGCGGAGCGTTTGCGCGCTCAGCGCCTGGTTGGCCGCATTGCCGATGAACAGGTTGTTCTTGACGCCAAGACGTTGGCAGATGGGCAATTAACTGCCGCGGCCACCGCTGTTGCGGCGGCGCTGGGGGGAGAATAA
- the selB gene encoding selenocysteine-specific translation elongation factor, protein MAEHVIIGTAGHVDHGKTTLIRALTGIDTDRLKQEKERGITIELGFAWFDLPDGRRAGIVDVPGHERFVRNMLAGATGIDVVLLVVAADEGVMPQTREHLHILEVLGVQTGIVVITKADLVEAELLELAREDIDEALAGTFMAKAPRVAVSAVSGLGIDELKELIGEVAVAAPPRQRRSFSRLPVDRVFVQKGFGTVVTGTLLDDVLNEGDQVLIMPGELSARVRQLQVHGSKVTTVQPGQRVAVNLAGIERSQIHRGQVVFRGRELAAVDKIAARLQLLPDAPPLVNNSHIRFHCGANEALGRAVLLEGEELTPGGDALVQFRLDEPVMAVRGDRYVIRSWSPVTTIGGGEIIETGRRRLSRNRPEIVEALKEREQGDAAVLVKSYLDEAGMPLTKEQLLQRSQLPPTELDVALSELELISFSVDGQNWLFSRGEDFLAALADLLTGWHQQNPLRAGMPREEVRSRLLPDMNTRSFAALLETLLPGTEIELRGQELALANHKLELSAEQERLRAEILEAVNAAPFAPPERGELEKLGRQAAPLLALLQQQGELVAAGDFLFARSALDRAVTAVRDHFAAESQLTLAQFRDYLQTSRKYALPLIEYLDGAGFTRRRGDVRLPGPALREENS, encoded by the coding sequence ATGGCTGAACATGTGATTATTGGCACAGCTGGTCATGTGGATCATGGCAAGACGACTCTGATCCGGGCCCTGACCGGCATCGACACCGACCGCTTAAAACAGGAAAAGGAACGGGGGATTACAATTGAGCTGGGGTTCGCCTGGTTCGATCTGCCCGACGGCCGCCGGGCGGGGATTGTCGATGTCCCTGGCCACGAGCGGTTTGTCCGCAATATGCTGGCCGGCGCCACCGGTATTGATGTAGTTTTGCTGGTGGTGGCCGCCGATGAAGGCGTTATGCCCCAAACCCGGGAGCATTTGCACATTCTGGAGGTCCTGGGCGTGCAGACTGGGATTGTTGTAATAACCAAGGCCGATCTGGTGGAAGCGGAATTGCTGGAACTGGCTCGGGAGGATATTGACGAGGCTCTGGCCGGGACGTTTATGGCCAAGGCCCCCCGGGTGGCTGTCTCTGCTGTCAGTGGTCTGGGGATTGATGAACTTAAGGAATTGATTGGCGAGGTGGCTGTTGCCGCGCCACCCCGGCAGCGTCGCAGCTTTTCCCGGCTGCCGGTGGACCGGGTCTTTGTCCAGAAGGGATTTGGCACTGTTGTTACCGGCACATTGTTGGATGACGTCCTCAATGAGGGCGATCAGGTGCTGATAATGCCCGGTGAGCTGTCTGCCCGGGTGCGGCAGTTGCAGGTGCACGGAAGCAAAGTGACTACGGTCCAACCCGGACAGCGGGTGGCGGTGAACCTGGCCGGAATTGAGCGCTCGCAGATTCATCGGGGGCAGGTGGTGTTCCGGGGCCGCGAGCTGGCGGCAGTGGATAAGATTGCTGCCCGGCTGCAGCTCTTGCCCGATGCCCCGCCCTTGGTCAACAACAGCCACATTCGGTTTCATTGCGGGGCCAACGAGGCCCTGGGGCGGGCAGTGCTTTTGGAAGGTGAGGAGCTGACGCCTGGCGGTGATGCTTTGGTGCAGTTCCGGCTGGATGAGCCGGTGATGGCGGTACGGGGCGATCGCTATGTGATTCGTTCCTGGTCGCCGGTGACCACCATCGGTGGCGGCGAAATCATTGAGACCGGGCGTCGGCGTCTGAGCCGCAACCGCCCTGAGATTGTCGAGGCGCTGAAAGAACGGGAGCAGGGGGATGCCGCTGTGCTGGTCAAGAGCTATTTGGATGAGGCGGGGATGCCTCTGACCAAAGAGCAATTGCTTCAACGCTCCCAGCTGCCGCCGACGGAACTGGATGTGGCGCTTTCCGAACTGGAATTGATCAGCTTTAGCGTTGACGGCCAGAACTGGCTGTTCAGCCGCGGGGAGGATTTCCTGGCTGCGCTTGCGGATTTACTGACTGGTTGGCATCAACAAAATCCCCTGCGGGCCGGCATGCCCCGGGAGGAGGTGCGCTCCCGTTTGTTGCCGGATATGAATACCCGCAGTTTCGCGGCCCTGCTGGAGACGCTGCTGCCGGGGACCGAAATCGAGTTGCGGGGTCAAGAGCTGGCCCTGGCGAACCATAAACTTGAATTAAGCGCCGAGCAGGAACGGCTTCGCGCGGAGATACTTGAGGCGGTAAACGCCGCTCCCTTTGCACCGCCAGAACGTGGAGAACTTGAGAAGCTAGGACGGCAGGCTGCTCCGCTTTTGGCCTTGCTGCAACAACAGGGGGAACTGGTGGCTGCTGGCGATTTTCTCTTTGCCCGTTCCGCCTTGGACCGCGCTGTCACGGCAGTAAGAGACCATTTTGCCGCTGAGTCGCAACTGACCTTGGCCCAGTTCAGGGACTATTTACAGACCAGTCGTAAATACGCCTTGCCTTTAATCGAGTATCTGGACGGCGCCGGATTTACCAGACGGCGGGGAGACGTGCGGCTGCCCGGACCCGCTCTGCGGGAGGAAAATTCATGA
- a CDS encoding LysR family transcriptional regulator, giving the protein MNLNLLRTFVCVVEEGNFSRAANRLHLSQPAVSMQMQSLAQELGVELFLRVGHRVELTEGGAILYRQARELLQGWQQARQELDQLREQLRGRIDLGASTVPGDYLLPPLLCDFYRHQPGLELRMQVGASQGIVEALSQGRLDLAVVGFQPETADLASEKLFTDQLVAVIAPEHALARKKTLLPRDLLSQPMIMRGQGSATRRALETALGDAARKLRVIMELGSSRAVLEAAARGLGVAVVSRHAAADYIEAGRLQARTIAELELNRDFWLVLPRTQVNPAARELAKFLAGGVSK; this is encoded by the coding sequence ATGAACCTGAATTTGTTGCGCACCTTTGTCTGTGTTGTGGAAGAGGGAAATTTCTCCCGGGCTGCCAATCGGCTGCACCTGTCCCAACCGGCGGTGAGCATGCAGATGCAGTCCCTGGCCCAGGAGCTGGGGGTGGAGTTGTTTTTGCGTGTGGGACACCGGGTTGAGCTGACCGAAGGCGGCGCTATTCTCTACCGCCAGGCCCGGGAGCTGCTTCAGGGCTGGCAGCAAGCCCGCCAGGAACTGGATCAGCTTCGCGAGCAGTTGCGGGGCCGCATCGATTTGGGGGCGAGCACAGTCCCGGGGGATTACTTGCTGCCGCCGCTGCTCTGTGACTTTTACCGGCACCAGCCTGGTTTGGAGCTGCGGATGCAGGTGGGCGCCAGCCAGGGAATCGTTGAAGCTCTGAGCCAAGGGCGCCTGGATTTAGCCGTGGTTGGCTTTCAGCCAGAGACCGCCGATTTGGCGAGCGAGAAGCTGTTTACCGATCAATTGGTTGCCGTCATCGCACCGGAACATGCCTTGGCCCGGAAAAAGACGCTTTTGCCCCGGGACCTGTTGAGCCAACCGATGATTATGCGCGGCCAGGGTTCTGCGACCCGGCGGGCTTTGGAAACGGCGCTGGGTGACGCTGCCCGCAAATTGCGGGTGATCATGGAGTTAGGCAGCAGCCGGGCGGTGTTGGAAGCGGCGGCCCGGGGCCTTGGTGTCGCCGTTGTATCCAGGCACGCAGCTGCTGATTATATCGAGGCTGGGCGTTTGCAGGCCCGGACGATTGCGGAGCTGGAGCTGAACCGGGATTTCTGGCTGGTTCTGCCCCGTACTCAGGTCAACCCGGCAGCCCGGGAGTTGGCTAAATTCTTAGCGGGAGGTGTGAGCAAATGA
- the selD gene encoding selenide, water dikinase SelD: MTEELRLTQMVEAAGUGAKLGPADLGQVLSRLNLKPDVNLLVGADTADDAAVYKLNAEQAVVNTLDFFTPMVDDPYAFGQVAAANALSDVYAMGGVPLVALNIVVFPKCLPLKVLEQILAGGADKVAEAGARLAGGHSIAEESPIYGLAVTGVVHPERIWTNVGAQPEDVLVLTKPLGSGIVCTAVKGGLASADDTQAVVNSMATLNKEAADAAQELSVHACTDVTGFGLLGHLLELAQGSGVAIELDHRNIPVLPGAREYASMGLIPGGCYRNQKHGEGMVIFSQDVSKIDRDIYFDPQTSGGLILSLPAEQASKLVDRGLGWAIGRVEKLKHDTKLLHIY; encoded by the coding sequence ATGACTGAAGAATTGAGATTGACCCAGATGGTTGAAGCGGCGGGGTGAGGCGCCAAATTGGGTCCGGCGGACCTGGGGCAGGTTCTGTCCCGTTTAAACCTCAAGCCCGATGTTAACCTGCTGGTGGGCGCCGATACTGCCGATGATGCGGCCGTTTACAAGCTCAATGCCGAGCAGGCTGTGGTCAACACATTGGACTTTTTTACGCCAATGGTGGATGATCCCTACGCCTTCGGACAAGTGGCTGCTGCCAATGCTCTCAGCGATGTGTATGCAATGGGGGGAGTCCCTTTGGTGGCCCTGAATATAGTGGTGTTTCCCAAATGTCTGCCCCTGAAGGTGTTGGAGCAAATTCTTGCCGGCGGCGCCGATAAGGTTGCCGAGGCCGGCGCCCGTTTGGCCGGGGGGCATTCGATAGCCGAAGAGAGTCCGATTTATGGCTTGGCCGTTACCGGGGTTGTGCATCCCGAGCGAATCTGGACCAATGTCGGCGCCCAACCGGAGGATGTATTGGTGCTGACAAAACCTTTGGGTAGCGGCATTGTCTGCACTGCCGTCAAAGGCGGCCTTGCCAGCGCTGACGATACCCAGGCCGTCGTTAACTCCATGGCGACTCTAAACAAGGAAGCGGCAGATGCGGCGCAGGAGCTTTCAGTCCATGCGTGTACAGACGTCACCGGTTTTGGCCTCCTGGGGCATCTGTTGGAGTTGGCCCAAGGCTCCGGGGTGGCAATCGAACTTGACCATCGGAATATTCCTGTGCTTCCGGGAGCCAGGGAGTATGCGTCCATGGGCCTGATACCCGGAGGCTGCTACCGCAACCAAAAGCATGGAGAAGGCATGGTAATTTTTTCACAAGATGTGTCCAAAATTGATCGTGATATTTATTTTGATCCCCAGACATCTGGCGGACTGATCCTCAGTTTACCTGCTGAACAGGCATCAAAATTAGTAGATCGAGGCTTAGGATGGGCAATCGGTAGAGTGGAAAAGTTAAAACATGACACAAAATTGTTACACATTTATTAG
- the fdhD gene encoding formate dehydrogenase accessory sulfurtransferase FdhD translates to MRYNSGGGICMGKEQRQVINVNRGEVNSVADWLAEEWPLTLVVNGKQYITLLTTPEHLDELAVGFALGDGLLNGREDLVSVSVSSDRRQVKLALKGEVDLVSRLAVTRVLTTGCGKGSRFYRAVDSLKQHEVTGGRVLSPERLTELMREFNGSSPLFAETGAVHAAALVRDEIEVLREDVARHNAIDKLAGYLTLNNKQGKDYVLLSSGRISSEFVLKATRMGVGTIVSRSAPTALAVDLATDLGVTVVGFVRGRRFNIYSHSWRVEGFK, encoded by the coding sequence ATGCGTTATAATTCCGGGGGAGGGATTTGTATGGGCAAAGAGCAAAGGCAAGTAATCAATGTCAATCGGGGAGAGGTAAACAGCGTAGCCGATTGGTTGGCCGAGGAGTGGCCGCTAACGCTGGTAGTCAATGGCAAGCAGTATATTACCCTATTAACGACTCCCGAGCATCTGGATGAGTTGGCGGTGGGCTTTGCCCTGGGCGACGGACTGTTAAACGGCCGGGAAGATTTGGTTTCTGTGTCGGTGAGCTCCGACCGACGGCAAGTTAAGCTGGCTCTGAAGGGTGAAGTGGATTTAGTTTCACGCCTGGCTGTGACCAGGGTGTTGACCACCGGTTGCGGCAAGGGATCACGGTTTTACCGGGCGGTTGACAGCTTGAAACAACATGAAGTGACGGGCGGACGGGTGCTGTCGCCGGAGCGCCTCACGGAGCTGATGCGGGAATTTAATGGCAGTTCGCCGTTGTTTGCCGAGACAGGCGCAGTTCATGCTGCTGCCCTAGTCAGGGATGAAATTGAGGTGCTGCGGGAAGATGTGGCCCGCCATAATGCGATTGATAAATTGGCTGGTTACTTGACCCTTAACAACAAGCAGGGTAAGGATTATGTTCTGCTAAGCAGTGGTCGGATATCTTCCGAGTTTGTTCTTAAAGCGACGCGGATGGGAGTTGGCACAATAGTTTCCCGTTCAGCCCCCACCGCTCTTGCCGTGGACTTGGCCACAGATTTGGGGGTCACAGTAGTAGGCTTTGTCCGCGGCCGACGCTTTAATATATATTCTCATTCTTGGAGAGTGGAGGGATTCAAATGA
- a CDS encoding co-chaperone GroES, with protein sequence MNIKPLGDRVVIKALEQDEVTPSGIVLPEKAKEKPQEGEVVAVGSGKVLENGTKVELEVKVGDRVIYSKYAGTEIKKDTEEYLILSERDILAVVE encoded by the coding sequence ATGAACATCAAACCTCTTGGTGACCGCGTTGTAATCAAGGCATTGGAGCAGGATGAAGTAACTCCCAGCGGCATTGTATTGCCCGAGAAAGCCAAGGAAAAGCCCCAGGAAGGCGAAGTAGTCGCCGTTGGTTCTGGCAAAGTGCTGGAAAACGGAACAAAGGTTGAGCTGGAAGTTAAGGTTGGCGACCGGGTAATCTACTCCAAGTATGCCGGCACCGAAATCAAGAAAGACACCGAGGAATACCTGATCCTCAGTGAGCGCGACATTCTCGCAGTCGTCGAATAA